The sequence GGGCCGGTGACCTGGGCGATGCGGGTGGTGCCGGGGATGCTCGGGTCGCCGTCGTAGAGGCCGTCCACGTCGGAGAGCAGGACCAGCAGGTCGGCGCGGACGAGGTGGGCGACGAGCGCGGCGAGCCGGTCGTTGTCGCCGAAGCGGATCTCGTCGGTGGCGACGGTGTCGTTCTCGTTGACGACGGGCAGCGCGCCCATGTCCAGGAGCTGGTCGAGGGTGCGGTAGGCGTTGCGGTAGTGGGCGCGGCGGCTGGTGTCGTTGCTGGTCAGCAGGACCTGGCCGACGCGGACGCCGTAGCGGGCGAAGGAGGCGGTGTAGCGGGCGACGAGCAGTCCCTGGCCGACGCTGGCGGCGGCCTGCTGGCGCGCCAGGTCCCTGGGCCTGCGGTGCAGTCCGAGCGGGGCGAGCCCGGCGGCGATGGCGCCGCTGGAGACGAGGACGACCTCCCGCTCGCCGCCGTCTCGGACCTTGGCGAGTACGTCGACGAGGGCGTCGACCCGGTCGGCGTCGAGGCCGCCCGCGGCGGTGGTGAGGGAGGAGGAACCGACCTTGACCACGACCCTGCGGGCTTCCGTGACGCCCTGCCTTGCCCCTGACACCCGCATCCCCCAAGGTTCGCTCGCTGGACCCCGCAATCTACGCGAGAGCGGAAAACGACGCCTTCGCATTCCGTACCGTGGACCCCGTTTCGCCCTCTTCGTCCCGTTCCGTGTCTGTTCGCCCCTACGGCTCGTTGCAGATGAGGTACCGGTGCCGTCCGAAGGCCCGGCTGATGGGGAAGAGGATGTGATCGCATGCGCCGGCTCTCCGTACCCGGGGCCTGGGTGCACGAGCCCGAGGTCATCCCGGACGGCCGCGGCAGCTTCCACGAGTGGTTCAGGGCGGCGGATCTCGCTGCGGCGGCCGGCCACGCGCTGGGGCTCGCGCAGGCCAACTTCTCGTGCTCGCGCCGGGGCACGCTGCGCGGGATCCACTTCGCGGACGTGCCGCCGGGTCAGGCGAAGTACGTGAAGTGCGTGCGGGGTGCGGTGCTCGACGTGATCG comes from Streptomyces sp. Mut1 and encodes:
- the proB gene encoding glutamate 5-kinase, with product MVKVGSSSLTTAAGGLDADRVDALVDVLAKVRDGGEREVVLVSSGAIAAGLAPLGLHRRPRDLARQQAAASVGQGLLVARYTASFARYGVRVGQVLLTSNDTSRRAHYRNAYRTLDQLLDMGALPVVNENDTVATDEIRFGDNDRLAALVAHLVRADLLVLLSDVDGLYDGDPSIPGTTRIAQVTGPADLAGVSIGSAGKAGVGTGGMVTKVEAARIATAAGIPVVLTSASHAADALAGRDTGTYFHRTGRRSAGRLLWLAHASTPQGSLTLDDGAVEAVVERHSSLLPAGIAAVEGEFTAGEPVELRDLRGRPVARGLVNFDAKEIPQLLGRSTRDLARDLGPAYEREVVHRDDLVVLHA